Proteins encoded in a region of the Mycolicibacterium duvalii genome:
- a CDS encoding DUF3499 domain-containing protein: protein MNVPRRCCRPGCPHYAVATLTFVYSDSTAVVGPLATVSEPHSWDLCVMHAGRITAPRGWELVRHAGPLPSHPDDDDLVALADAVREGRDGVAPAHGFTAGFSDPVSGAHGGALMAPPARRPETNGRRRGHLRVLPDPTD, encoded by the coding sequence GTGAATGTTCCCCGTCGCTGCTGCCGGCCAGGGTGCCCTCACTATGCGGTCGCGACGCTCACCTTCGTCTATTCCGACTCGACTGCGGTTGTGGGCCCGCTCGCCACCGTGTCTGAGCCGCACTCCTGGGACCTGTGCGTCATGCACGCCGGCCGGATCACCGCCCCGCGCGGGTGGGAGCTGGTGCGCCACGCCGGCCCGCTGCCGTCGCACCCCGACGACGACGACCTGGTCGCGCTGGCCGACGCGGTGCGCGAGGGCCGCGACGGGGTGGCACCCGCGCACGGCTTCACCGCCGGGTTCAGCGACCCGGTCAGCGGAGCGCACGGCGGCGCGTTGATGGCCCCGCCGGCCCGCCGGCCGGAGACCAACGGGCGCCGGCGCGGACATCTGCGGGTGCTGCCCGACCCGACCGACTGA
- a CDS encoding APC family permease: MTAEPTAPTNGRWRTKSVEQSIADTDEPDTKLRKNLSWWDLTVFGVSVVIGAGIFTITASTAANITGPAISVSFILAAIACGLAALCYAEFASTVPVAGSAYTFSYATFGEFVAWIIGWDLILEFAVAAAVVAKGWSSYLGTVFGFGGGITEVGGMQLDWGALVIIAFVTAILAFGTKLSAGVSLAITVIKVAVVLLVVIVGAFYVKAANFSPFVPPAEAGESGRGSGGVEQSLFSLLTGAEGSNYGWYGLLAGASIVFFAFIGFDIVATTAEETKDPQRNVPRGILASLGIVTVLYVAVAVVLTGMVSYRDLREEETQNLATAFAMNGVDWAAKVISIGALAGLTTVVIVLVLGQTRVLFAMSRDGLLPRQLARTGTRGTPVRITLLVGFVVAVTATVFPIGNLEEMVNIGTLFAFVMVSAGVIVLRRTRPDLQRGFRAPGVPLLPIMAIIACVWLMLNLTGLTWIRFGIWMVIGVVVYYFYGRRHSQLAKRGQLQR, translated from the coding sequence ATGACCGCGGAGCCGACGGCGCCGACAAACGGCAGGTGGCGGACCAAATCGGTGGAGCAGTCGATCGCCGACACCGACGAGCCCGACACCAAGCTGCGCAAGAACCTCAGCTGGTGGGATCTCACGGTCTTCGGGGTCTCGGTCGTCATCGGCGCGGGCATCTTCACGATCACCGCCTCGACCGCGGCCAACATCACCGGCCCGGCGATCTCGGTGTCGTTCATCCTGGCCGCGATCGCCTGCGGGCTGGCCGCGCTGTGCTACGCCGAGTTCGCCTCCACCGTGCCGGTCGCCGGTAGCGCCTACACGTTCTCCTACGCGACGTTCGGCGAGTTCGTCGCGTGGATCATCGGCTGGGACCTGATCCTGGAGTTCGCCGTCGCGGCCGCGGTGGTGGCCAAGGGATGGTCCAGTTACCTGGGCACGGTGTTCGGCTTCGGTGGCGGCATCACCGAAGTGGGTGGGATGCAACTGGATTGGGGTGCGCTGGTCATCATCGCGTTCGTCACCGCGATCCTGGCCTTCGGCACCAAGCTGTCGGCGGGGGTGAGCCTGGCGATCACCGTCATCAAGGTCGCGGTGGTGCTGCTGGTGGTGATCGTCGGCGCGTTCTACGTCAAGGCCGCCAACTTCAGCCCGTTCGTCCCGCCGGCCGAGGCGGGGGAGAGCGGCCGCGGCAGCGGCGGCGTGGAACAGTCCCTGTTCTCACTGTTGACCGGCGCCGAAGGCAGCAACTACGGCTGGTACGGCCTGCTGGCGGGCGCGTCGATCGTGTTCTTCGCCTTCATCGGGTTCGACATCGTGGCCACCACCGCCGAGGAGACCAAGGACCCGCAGCGCAATGTGCCCCGCGGCATCCTGGCCTCCCTGGGCATCGTCACCGTCCTCTACGTCGCCGTCGCGGTGGTGCTGACCGGCATGGTCAGCTACCGCGACCTGCGGGAGGAAGAGACCCAGAACCTGGCCACCGCCTTCGCGATGAACGGGGTGGACTGGGCGGCCAAGGTGATTTCGATCGGCGCGCTGGCCGGCCTGACCACCGTGGTGATCGTGCTGGTGCTCGGTCAGACCCGGGTGCTGTTCGCGATGTCGCGCGACGGGCTGCTGCCGCGCCAGCTGGCACGCACCGGCACCCGGGGCACCCCGGTGCGGATCACCTTGCTGGTGGGATTCGTCGTCGCGGTGACCGCGACCGTGTTCCCGATCGGGAACCTCGAGGAGATGGTCAACATCGGAACGCTGTTCGCGTTCGTCATGGTCTCGGCCGGTGTGATCGTGCTGCGGCGCACCCGGCCCGATCTGCAACGCGGCTTCCGCGCGCCGGGGGTGCCGCTGCTGCCGATCATGGCGATCATCGCGTGCGTGTGGCTGATGCTGAACCTGACCGGCCTGACCTGGATCCGGTTCGGCATCTGGATGGTCATCGGCGTGGTCGTCTACTACTTCTACGGCCGCCGGCATTCGCAGCTGGCCAAGCGCGGGCAGCTACAGCGCTAA
- a CDS encoding metallopeptidase family protein, producing MRGPLLPPTVPGWRSRAERFDMAVLEAYEPIERRWHDRVSALDVAVDEIPRIAPKDPDSVQWPPEVVADGPIALARLIPAGVDVRGNSTRARIVLFRKPIERRAKDTVELTDLLHELLVAQVATYLGVEPSVIDPTIGDD from the coding sequence ATGCGGGGACCACTGCTTCCGCCGACCGTTCCGGGCTGGCGCAGCCGCGCCGAACGCTTCGACATGGCGGTGCTGGAGGCCTACGAGCCGATCGAGCGGCGCTGGCACGACCGGGTCTCGGCGCTCGATGTCGCCGTCGACGAGATTCCGCGGATCGCCCCGAAGGACCCGGACAGCGTGCAGTGGCCACCGGAGGTGGTCGCTGACGGTCCGATTGCGCTCGCGCGTCTCATCCCGGCCGGGGTGGACGTCCGCGGCAACTCGACGCGGGCTCGAATTGTGTTGTTCCGCAAGCCGATCGAGCGACGGGCCAAAGACACCGTCGAGCTGACCGATCTGTTGCACGAACTACTGGTGGCTCAGGTGGCCACCTATCTGGGAGTGGAGCCGTCGGTCATCGATCCGACGATCGGTGACGACTAG
- a CDS encoding alkane 1-monooxygenase, giving the protein MQDTPQMDVEQWRDKKRYLWLMGLIAPTALFVMMPLVYAFNQWGWHGAAQVPFWIGPILLYILLPALDLKFGPDGQNPPDEVMERLENDKYYRYCTYLYIPFQYASVVFGAYLFTASDLSWLGFDGALGWPAKIGLALSVGLLGGVGINTAHEMGHKKETLERWLAKITLAQTFYGHFYIEHNRGHHVRVATPEDPASARFGETFWEFLPRSVFGAFKSAWELEAKRLERAGKSKWHPSNDVLNAWAMSVVLYGTLIAVFGPALIPYILISAVFGFSLLETVNYLEHYGLLRQKLESGRYERCAPVHSWNSDHIVTNLFLYHLQRHSDHHANPTRRYQTLRSMEGAPNLPSGYASMIALTYFPPLWRKVMDHRVLDHYDGDITRVNIHPRVRDRVLAQYGGRA; this is encoded by the coding sequence ATGCAAGACACACCGCAGATGGACGTCGAACAGTGGCGCGACAAGAAGCGCTACCTGTGGTTGATGGGGCTCATCGCCCCCACGGCCCTGTTCGTGATGATGCCGCTGGTGTACGCGTTCAATCAGTGGGGTTGGCACGGGGCCGCGCAGGTGCCGTTCTGGATCGGTCCGATCCTGCTCTACATCCTGCTGCCGGCGCTGGATCTGAAGTTCGGCCCGGACGGGCAGAACCCGCCCGACGAGGTGATGGAGCGGCTGGAGAACGACAAGTACTACCGCTACTGCACCTACCTGTACATCCCGTTCCAGTACGCCAGTGTGGTGTTCGGCGCCTACCTGTTCACCGCGTCGGACCTGAGCTGGCTCGGCTTCGACGGCGCGCTGGGCTGGCCGGCCAAGATCGGTCTGGCGCTGTCGGTGGGTCTACTCGGTGGCGTGGGCATCAACACCGCCCACGAAATGGGCCACAAGAAGGAGACGCTGGAGCGCTGGCTGGCCAAGATCACGCTGGCGCAGACGTTCTACGGCCACTTCTACATCGAGCACAACCGCGGCCATCACGTGCGGGTCGCCACCCCCGAGGATCCGGCGTCGGCACGCTTCGGTGAGACGTTCTGGGAGTTCCTGCCGCGCAGCGTCTTCGGCGCGTTCAAGTCGGCCTGGGAGCTCGAGGCCAAGCGGCTCGAGCGGGCCGGCAAGAGCAAGTGGCATCCGTCCAACGACGTGCTCAACGCGTGGGCGATGTCGGTGGTGCTCTACGGCACGCTGATCGCGGTGTTCGGTCCGGCGCTGATCCCGTACATCCTGATCTCGGCGGTCTTCGGGTTCTCGCTGCTGGAGACGGTGAACTATCTCGAGCACTACGGCCTGCTGCGGCAGAAACTGGAGAGTGGTCGCTACGAGCGCTGCGCCCCGGTGCACAGCTGGAACTCCGACCACATCGTGACCAACCTGTTCCTGTATCACCTGCAGCGGCACAGTGATCACCACGCCAACCCGACGCGGCGCTACCAGACGCTGCGCAGTATGGAGGGCGCACCGAACCTGCCCAGCGGGTACGCGTCGATGATCGCGCTGACCTACTTCCCGCCGCTGTGGCGCAAGGTGATGGACCACCGGGTGCTCGACCACTACGACGGCGACATCACCCGGGTCAACATCCACCCGCGGGTGCGCGACCGGGTGCTGGCCCAGTACGGGGGTCGGGCGTGA
- a CDS encoding FAD-dependent oxidoreductase yields MGRSLKHAIVIGASLGGLCASRVLSEFAERVTVLERDVLPEQPGNRTAVPQGRHVHLLMARGAQEFESLFPGLLDDMVAAGVPILENRPDCIHFGAAGHVLGTQHRLQDEFTAYVPSRPHLEWQIRRRALQIPNVTLVPAGVEEPVFDGDRVTGVRTADGDTLEADLVVDATGRGTRLPVWLQQWGFDRPREDTVDVGIGYATHQVRIPDGLIPEKVVVAGASREEPVGLGMLFYEDGTWGLTTFGVGKVPPPKDFEGMCTLADRILPEHVSGALRQGEPIGDVAFHKYPTSRWRRYDKLDRFPEGILPLGDAVASFNPTYGQGMTMTSLQAGHLRRALEAPDGDLAATFFRDTAKTTFPVWMMNAIGDFTLHGATGRMPWWYRPVGSLFDQFLGAAETDPVLAEWFLRRFSLLDSLYMVPSARLIGRTVAHNMRLWAAEQTPRNRRSRGTAA; encoded by the coding sequence ATGGGGCGGAGTCTTAAACACGCAATCGTCATCGGTGCCAGCCTCGGCGGCTTGTGCGCGTCTCGTGTGCTCTCCGAGTTCGCCGAGCGGGTCACCGTGCTCGAGCGCGACGTGCTGCCCGAGCAGCCGGGCAACCGGACCGCGGTGCCGCAGGGCCGGCACGTGCATCTGTTGATGGCGCGCGGCGCCCAGGAGTTCGAGTCGCTGTTTCCCGGGCTGCTCGACGACATGGTCGCCGCCGGGGTGCCGATCCTGGAGAACCGGCCCGACTGCATCCACTTCGGCGCGGCCGGCCATGTGCTCGGCACCCAGCACCGCCTGCAGGACGAGTTCACCGCCTACGTGCCGAGCCGCCCGCACCTGGAGTGGCAGATCCGCAGGCGGGCACTGCAGATCCCCAACGTGACGCTGGTTCCGGCCGGTGTCGAGGAGCCGGTGTTCGACGGCGACCGCGTGACCGGTGTGCGAACCGCCGACGGCGACACCCTCGAGGCCGACCTCGTCGTCGACGCGACGGGCCGCGGCACCCGGCTGCCGGTGTGGCTGCAGCAGTGGGGGTTCGATCGGCCCCGCGAGGACACCGTCGACGTCGGCATCGGGTACGCCACCCACCAGGTGCGGATCCCGGACGGCCTGATCCCCGAAAAGGTCGTGGTGGCCGGGGCTTCCCGGGAGGAGCCGGTGGGGCTGGGCATGTTGTTCTACGAGGACGGCACCTGGGGCTTGACGACGTTCGGGGTCGGGAAAGTGCCTCCCCCGAAGGATTTCGAGGGCATGTGCACGCTGGCTGACCGGATCCTGCCCGAGCATGTCAGTGGCGCGCTGCGCCAGGGTGAGCCGATCGGCGACGTGGCCTTCCACAAGTATCCGACCAGCAGATGGCGCCGCTACGACAAGCTGGACCGGTTCCCGGAGGGCATCCTGCCGCTCGGCGATGCCGTGGCGAGTTTCAATCCGACCTACGGGCAGGGAATGACGATGACGTCGCTGCAGGCCGGCCATCTGCGCCGCGCCCTGGAGGCACCCGACGGGGACCTCGCGGCCACCTTCTTCCGGGACACCGCCAAGACGACGTTTCCGGTGTGGATGATGAACGCGATCGGCGACTTCACACTGCACGGCGCCACCGGCCGGATGCCGTGGTGGTACCGGCCGGTCGGCTCGCTGTTCGACCAGTTCCTCGGCGCCGCCGAAACCGATCCCGTTCTCGCGGAATGGTTTTTGCGCCGGTTCAGCCTGCTCGACAGCCTCTACATGGTGCCGTCGGCGCGGCTGATCGGGCGCACCGTGGCCCACAACATGCGGCTGTGGGCCGCCGAGCAGACGCCTAGAAACCGACGGTCACGCGGAACAGCCGCGTAG
- the alkX gene encoding TetR family transcriptional regulator AlkX: MSNPAAQRISYAEASRVLLRDSILDGMREMLLTRDWSAITLSDVAKAAGISRQTIYNEFGSRQGLAQGYALRLADRLVDQINGAIASNAGDVYAAFLQGFRDFFAESAADPLVISLLTGTSKPDLLQLITTDSAPIITRCSARLTESFMNSWVRCSEEDAGVLARAIVRLAMSYISMPPEANHDVARDLARLMTPFAERYGVIDTP; the protein is encoded by the coding sequence GTGAGCAATCCCGCCGCGCAGCGCATTTCCTACGCCGAGGCCTCGCGCGTGCTGTTGCGCGACTCGATCCTCGACGGCATGCGCGAGATGCTGCTCACCCGCGACTGGTCGGCGATCACGCTGTCCGACGTCGCCAAGGCCGCCGGCATCAGCCGGCAGACGATCTACAACGAGTTCGGCTCCCGGCAGGGCCTGGCGCAGGGCTACGCGCTGCGCCTGGCCGACCGTCTGGTTGACCAGATCAACGGCGCGATCGCCAGCAACGCCGGCGACGTCTACGCCGCGTTCCTGCAGGGCTTCCGCGACTTCTTCGCCGAGTCGGCCGCCGACCCGCTGGTGATCTCGCTGCTGACCGGAACCTCCAAGCCGGACCTGCTGCAGCTGATCACCACCGACAGCGCGCCGATCATCACCCGCTGCTCGGCACGGCTGACCGAGTCCTTCATGAACAGCTGGGTGCGGTGCAGCGAAGAGGACGCCGGGGTGCTGGCCCGGGCCATCGTGCGGCTGGCGATGAGCTACATCTCGATGCCGCCGGAAGCCAACCACGACGTAGCCCGGGACCTGGCCAGATTGATGACGCCGTTCGCCGAACGCTACGGTGTTATCGATACCCCGTAG
- a CDS encoding WhiB family transcriptional regulator, protein MVPDRIEDFTEDSDLTEDQWQERALCAQTDPEAFFPEKGGSTREAKRICQGCEVRDECLEYALANDERFGIWGGLSERERRRLKRGII, encoded by the coding sequence GTGGTGCCCGACCGGATCGAGGATTTCACCGAAGATTCGGATCTCACCGAAGATCAATGGCAAGAGCGTGCGCTGTGCGCGCAGACCGACCCCGAGGCGTTCTTCCCCGAGAAGGGCGGCTCCACCCGCGAGGCCAAGCGCATCTGCCAGGGCTGCGAGGTGCGCGACGAATGCCTCGAGTACGCCCTGGCGAACGACGAGCGCTTCGGCATCTGGGGCGGCCTGTCCGAACGCGAGCGCCGTCGCCTCAAGCGCGGGATCATCTGA
- a CDS encoding rubredoxin — protein sequence MDYKLYVCVQCGFEYDEAKGWPEDGIAPGTRWDDIPEDWSCPDCGAAKSDFDMVEIARP from the coding sequence ATGGACTACAAGCTCTACGTGTGCGTGCAATGCGGTTTCGAGTACGACGAAGCCAAGGGGTGGCCCGAGGACGGCATCGCGCCGGGCACCCGCTGGGACGACATCCCCGAGGACTGGAGCTGTCCGGACTGCGGGGCGGCCAAGTCGGACTTCGACATGGTCGAGATCGCCCGGCCGTGA
- a CDS encoding rubredoxin: MSSYRCPGCGYVYDEAKGAPREGFPAGTAWDAVPEDWTCPDCAVREKVDFEPV, from the coding sequence GTGAGCTCCTACCGCTGCCCGGGCTGCGGCTACGTCTACGACGAGGCCAAAGGAGCTCCGCGGGAAGGCTTTCCGGCCGGAACAGCGTGGGACGCAGTACCCGAGGACTGGACCTGCCCGGACTGCGCGGTCCGCGAGAAGGTCGACTTCGAACCGGTGTGA
- a CDS encoding phosphomannomutase/phosphoglucomutase has protein sequence MSRPAEAVQRVIKAYDVRGLVGTELDEQFVSEVGAAFARLVRADATQVVVGHDMRSSSPGLANAFADGVLTQGLDVVRIGLASTDQLYFASGLLDCPGAMFTASHNPSAYNGIKLCRAGAKPVGKDTGLTTISDEIIAGVPGYDGPRGSISDRDVLDDYGRFLRSLVDIGAARPLTVAVDAGNGMAGHTAPAVLGAIGSITLKPLYFELDGTFPNHEANPLDPANLVDLQSYVLETGADIGLAFDGDADRCFVVDEKGQAVSPSAVTALVAARELGREIGATVIHNLITSRAVPELVTERGGTPVRSRVGHSYIKGLMAETGAIFGGEHSAHYYFRDFWGADSGMLAALHVLAALGEQHRPLSDMMSDYQRYEASGEVNFTVTDAPAIVDSVLQAFSSRVQGIDHLDGVTVDLGDGSWFNLRMSNTEPLLRLNVEARTTEDVAALVDEIGTQITSGTKELT, from the coding sequence ATGTCCCGGCCCGCTGAGGCTGTACAGCGCGTCATCAAGGCCTACGACGTGCGTGGACTCGTTGGCACCGAGCTCGACGAGCAGTTCGTCAGCGAAGTCGGCGCCGCATTCGCCCGGCTGGTCCGCGCAGACGCGACCCAGGTGGTCGTCGGCCACGACATGCGGTCGAGCTCGCCGGGGCTGGCCAACGCGTTCGCCGACGGCGTGCTGACCCAGGGCCTCGACGTGGTGCGCATCGGATTGGCCTCGACCGACCAGCTGTACTTCGCCTCCGGACTGCTGGACTGCCCGGGCGCGATGTTCACCGCCAGCCACAACCCGTCGGCCTACAACGGCATCAAGCTGTGCCGCGCCGGGGCCAAACCCGTCGGCAAGGACACCGGGCTGACCACCATCAGCGACGAGATCATCGCCGGCGTCCCCGGCTACGACGGCCCGCGCGGCAGCATCTCCGACCGCGACGTGCTCGACGACTACGGCCGGTTCCTGCGCTCGCTGGTCGACATCGGCGCGGCCCGCCCGCTGACGGTGGCCGTCGACGCCGGCAACGGCATGGCCGGCCACACCGCGCCGGCCGTCCTGGGCGCGATCGGCTCGATCACCCTCAAACCGCTCTACTTCGAACTCGACGGCACCTTCCCCAACCACGAGGCCAACCCGCTGGACCCGGCCAACCTCGTCGATCTGCAGTCCTACGTGCTCGAGACCGGAGCTGATATAGGCCTGGCCTTCGACGGCGACGCCGACCGCTGCTTCGTCGTCGACGAGAAGGGTCAGGCGGTGTCCCCGTCGGCGGTCACCGCGCTGGTGGCCGCCCGCGAACTCGGCCGCGAGATCGGCGCGACCGTCATCCACAACCTGATCACCTCGCGCGCGGTGCCCGAGCTGGTGACCGAACGCGGGGGCACCCCGGTGCGCTCGCGGGTGGGCCACTCCTACATCAAGGGGCTGATGGCCGAGACGGGCGCGATCTTCGGCGGCGAGCACTCCGCGCACTACTACTTCCGCGACTTCTGGGGTGCGGACTCCGGGATGCTCGCCGCGCTGCACGTGCTGGCCGCGCTCGGCGAACAGCACCGGCCGCTGTCGGACATGATGAGCGACTACCAGCGCTACGAGGCCTCCGGGGAGGTCAACTTCACCGTCACCGACGCGCCCGCGATCGTCGACTCCGTGCTGCAGGCCTTCAGCAGCCGTGTGCAGGGCATCGACCACCTCGACGGGGTGACCGTGGACCTCGGCGACGGCAGCTGGTTCAACCTGCGGATGTCGAACACCGAACCCCTGCTGCGGCTCAACGTCGAGGCCCGCACCACCGAGGACGTCGCCGCGCTCGTCGATGAGATCGGCACCCAGATCACCTCGGGGACAAAGGAACTGACGTGA
- a CDS encoding TobH protein translates to MNAGSLSAAVVDLDDTAGLLDADRDGLLRAASMAGAQVRATAAALDEGVLEPLRADGPPRTVVWVAGRGNAETAATMLAALLGGTVGAPMVVAAEAPPWLGALDVLIIAGDDPADPALVAAAATGVRRGARVAVVAPYEGPLRDATAGRSVALPPRVPVPDDFTLVRYLAAGLAVLATVAPGFTADLAVLADELDDEAMRNSAARDTFTNPAKELAQRMIGRDVVFAGDSAPMRAVARHGGGVMLRLAHRAVGAAGLADVLVALAGGWGRVGGQAPSIFHDEELDGPLPARTRTVVLTSDADRPTVSAQLRGFDDVDVINAYDVPDDVAATRGSQEAPASATRPTNARLEQQIALLAVRLEMAAVYQRLIRG, encoded by the coding sequence GTGAACGCCGGGTCGCTGTCGGCTGCCGTGGTGGATCTCGACGACACCGCCGGCCTGCTCGACGCCGACCGTGACGGCCTGCTGCGCGCCGCGTCGATGGCCGGGGCGCAGGTCCGCGCCACCGCCGCCGCGCTCGACGAGGGCGTTCTCGAGCCGCTGCGCGCCGACGGCCCGCCCCGCACCGTGGTGTGGGTGGCCGGGCGCGGCAACGCCGAGACCGCTGCGACGATGCTGGCCGCGCTGCTGGGCGGCACCGTCGGCGCGCCGATGGTGGTCGCCGCCGAGGCGCCGCCGTGGCTGGGCGCGCTCGACGTGCTGATCATCGCCGGCGACGACCCCGCCGACCCGGCGCTGGTGGCGGCCGCCGCCACCGGGGTGCGCCGCGGCGCGCGCGTCGCCGTCGTCGCGCCCTACGAGGGCCCGCTGCGCGACGCGACCGCGGGACGCTCGGTGGCGCTGCCGCCCCGGGTGCCGGTGCCCGACGACTTCACGTTGGTGCGCTACCTGGCCGCGGGGCTGGCGGTGCTGGCCACCGTCGCGCCCGGGTTCACCGCCGACCTCGCGGTGCTGGCCGACGAACTCGACGACGAGGCGATGCGAAACAGCGCTGCCCGAGACACTTTCACCAACCCGGCCAAGGAACTGGCCCAGCGGATGATCGGCCGCGACGTGGTGTTCGCCGGCGACAGCGCACCGATGCGGGCGGTGGCCCGGCACGGCGGCGGGGTGATGCTGCGGCTGGCCCACCGCGCGGTCGGCGCGGCCGGGCTGGCCGACGTGCTGGTGGCCCTGGCCGGCGGCTGGGGCCGGGTCGGCGGACAAGCGCCGTCGATCTTCCACGACGAAGAACTCGACGGGCCGCTGCCGGCCCGCACCCGCACGGTGGTGCTGACGTCGGATGCCGACCGGCCGACGGTGTCGGCGCAATTGCGCGGGTTCGACGACGTCGACGTGATCAACGCCTACGACGTGCCCGATGACGTCGCGGCGACGAGGGGGAGTCAAGAAGCGCCGGCTTCAGCAACGAGGCCCACCAATGCGCGTCTTGAGCAACAGATTGCGCTGTTGGCCGTACGCCTGGAGATGGCGGCGGTCTATCAGCGGTTGATTCGAGGTTGA
- the manA gene encoding mannose-6-phosphate isomerase, class I — MHLLRGALRTYAWGSRTAIAEFTGAPSPTAHPEAELWFGAHPQDPAYLQTDDGERSLLDALRDDPAGELGPALRGRFGDGLPFLVKVLAADEPLSLQAHPSTEQAIEGFEREDRLGIPVSAPNRNYRDRSHKPEIIVALSQFEALAGFAPAERSVQLMRALEVAELDGYINLLCGQSDADGLRALFTTWITCPQPDLNVLVARVIDGAINYVRSGATEFAAEAKTVLELGERYPGDAGVLASLLLNRLSLRPGEAIYLPAGNLHAYLHGIGVEVMANSDNVLRGGLTPKHVDVPELLRVLDFEPARELLVPTETLRDGAEIVYRTPAPEFAVSVLTVDGAHLGHEIDAPTTHDGPQILLCAQGSATVFAKSDSVTLQRGAAAWVADDEGPIRLSASEPTRLFRVTVGF, encoded by the coding sequence GTGCATCTGCTGAGGGGAGCGCTGCGGACCTATGCCTGGGGTTCGCGGACCGCGATTGCCGAATTCACCGGGGCGCCCAGCCCGACCGCCCACCCGGAGGCCGAACTGTGGTTCGGCGCGCATCCGCAGGATCCGGCCTACCTGCAGACCGACGACGGGGAGCGGTCCCTGCTCGACGCGCTGCGCGACGACCCCGCCGGGGAACTGGGTCCCGCGCTGCGCGGCCGGTTCGGTGACGGGCTGCCGTTCCTGGTCAAGGTGCTGGCCGCCGACGAACCGCTGTCGCTTCAGGCCCACCCGAGCACCGAGCAGGCGATCGAGGGCTTCGAACGTGAGGACCGGCTGGGAATCCCGGTGTCGGCACCCAACCGCAACTACCGCGACCGCAGCCACAAGCCCGAGATCATCGTCGCGCTGAGCCAGTTCGAGGCGCTGGCCGGCTTCGCCCCGGCGGAACGCTCGGTGCAGCTGATGCGCGCCCTCGAGGTCGCCGAACTCGACGGCTACATCAACCTGCTGTGTGGACAGTCCGACGCCGACGGGCTGCGCGCGCTGTTCACCACCTGGATCACCTGCCCGCAGCCTGACCTGAACGTGCTGGTGGCTCGGGTGATCGACGGCGCGATCAACTATGTCCGCTCCGGGGCAACCGAATTCGCCGCCGAGGCCAAGACCGTGCTCGAGCTCGGCGAGCGCTACCCGGGCGACGCCGGGGTGCTGGCGTCGCTGTTGCTCAACCGGCTCTCGCTGCGCCCCGGGGAGGCGATCTACCTGCCCGCCGGCAACCTGCACGCCTACCTGCACGGCATCGGCGTCGAGGTGATGGCCAACTCGGACAACGTGTTACGTGGCGGGCTGACCCCCAAGCACGTCGACGTGCCGGAGCTGCTGCGGGTGCTGGATTTCGAGCCGGCCCGCGAGCTGCTGGTCCCGACCGAGACGCTGCGCGACGGCGCCGAGATCGTTTACCGCACACCGGCACCCGAGTTCGCCGTGTCGGTGCTGACGGTCGACGGTGCGCACCTGGGCCACGAGATCGACGCACCCACCACCCACGACGGCCCCCAGATCCTGCTGTGCGCGCAGGGGTCGGCGACGGTGTTCGCCAAGAGCGACTCGGTCACCCTGCAGCGCGGCGCGGCGGCGTGGGTGGCCGACGACGAGGGCCCGATCCGGCTCTCGGCGAGCGAACCTACGCGGCTGTTCCGCGTGACCGTCGGTTTCTAG